From the Primulina tabacum isolate GXHZ01 chromosome 3, ASM2559414v2, whole genome shotgun sequence genome, one window contains:
- the LOC142540682 gene encoding UDP-glycosyltransferase TURAN-like, translating to MPPRNRAAVVVLGDIGRSPRMQYHALSLARQGFLEVDIVAYGGSDPHTSLLENKSIHIHKVPQWPTVPQTFPKILRPLMLICKPIIQFLMLLWYLCIKIPAPDVFIVQNPPSVPTLVVVKWASWLRHSSFIVDWHNFGYTLLAMSLGRSSYFVAVYRWIENHFGKMAHGSLCVTRAMQHELAQNWGIKTTVLYDQPPEFFRPSLLEESHDLFCRISKSLNQPYGLRDCISSGSAGPDSNYPNTTPFTTQIDSDISLKENRPALIVSSTSWTPDEDFSILLEAAVMYDRRVAALLHEDDSVGDETVWEEIHSGKRFAYPRLLFIITGKGPEKEKYEKILKKLSLKRVAFRTMWLTAEDYALLLGSSDLGVCLHTSSSGLDLPMKVVDMFGCGLPVCAVSYSCIKELVETGKNGLLFSSSSELADELMMLFEGFPNRCDALQSMRTSLMERRSSSRWATEWEENAKPLIHRVISENSS from the exons GTTCGGATCCTCACACTTCATTGTTAGAGAACAAATCTATCCATATTCACAAAGTG CCACAATGGCCTACAGTTCCTCAAACTTTTCCGAAGATTCTTCGTCCCTTAATGCTTATTTGCAAGCCTATTATTCAATTTCTCATGCTGCTGTGGTATCTTTGTATAAAGATACCTGCTCCTGATGTTTTCATTGTGCAG AATCCACCTTCAGTTCCTACGCTAGTGGTTGTGAAGTGGGCCAGCTGGTTGAGACATTCTTCATTCATTGTGGATTGGCATAATTTTGGATACACACTACTTGCCATGTCCCTTggaaggagtagttactttgtagCTGTATATCGATG GATAGAGAACCACTTTGGCAAGATGGCCCATGGTTCTTTGTGTGTTACTAGAGCTATGCAACATGAATTGGCTCAGAACTGGGGTATAAA GACCACAGTTTTGTATGATCAACCTCCTGAATTTTTCCGACCATCTTTGCTTGAGGAGAGCCATGAT TTATTTTGCAGGATTAGTAAAAGTCTCAATCAGCCATATGGCCTTCGAGATTGCATCAGTAGTG GATCAGCAGGACCAGATAGCAATTATCCTAATACAACTCCATTTACAACTCAAATCGACAGTGATATTTCCTTGAAGGAAAACAGACCCGCTCTAATTGTTAGTAGTACAAGCTG GACTCCGGATGAAGATTTCAGTATTCTTCTGGAAGCTGCTGTTATGTATGATAGGCGTGTTGCAGCACTATTACATGAGGACGACTCAGTTGGGGATGAAACTGTTTGGGAAGAAATTCATTCTGGAAAGCGATTTGCTTACCCTAGGTTGTTGTTTATCATCACTG GTAAAGGACCTGAAAAGGAAAAGtatgagaaaatattaaagaaacTTAGTCTCAAACGTGTAGCATTCCGTACCATGTGGCTGACTGCAGAGGATTATGCGTTGCTTCTTG GTTCTTCAGACTTAGGTGTCTGCCTCCACACGTCCTCATCAGGGTTGGATCTACCCATGAAG GTTGTGGATATGTTTGGCTGTGGACTGCCAGTCTGTGCTGTTTCTTATTCGTG CATCAAGGAGCTGGTAGAAACTGGAAAGAATGGCCTCCTTTTCTCCTCATCCTCAGAACTTGCTGATGAACTCATG ATGCTGTTTGAGGGTTTCCCTAACAGATGTGATGCTTTACAATCGATGAGAACAAGTTTGATGGAAAGGAGATCTTCATCTAGGTGGGCAACAGAATGGGAGGAGAATGCCAAGCCCTTAATTCATCGG GTTATCTCTGAGAACTCCAGCTGA